One genomic region from Leptospira tipperaryensis encodes:
- a CDS encoding efflux RND transporter periplasmic adaptor subunit, with the protein MNWKENWKTIISNRKFKIGIGLGILVLILWFLLRPKPVVSETAKVVRGTYQQIVEEEGITRVQEKFTIFSPVSGVLKRIHKHAGESVNKGETLAIVKWDYDRSVNSPISGKVLKVIRESEGPIEMGAPLLEVGNTDHLEIAAEVLTQEAVHLHRGNPVEIEGWGGGKLEGNLRLVEPAAFTKISSLGVEEQRVRAIVDFVPPSAMGEGFQVRCKIISDKKENQIIAPTAALFREGEDWFVFQVLKNKARKTKVKMEARSGENALIVEGLKEGDEVILYPGEGIQEGAKIR; encoded by the coding sequence ATGAATTGGAAAGAAAACTGGAAGACAATCATTTCGAATCGGAAATTCAAAATCGGAATCGGACTTGGAATTCTCGTTTTAATTTTATGGTTTTTATTAAGACCAAAACCGGTAGTCTCCGAAACCGCAAAGGTAGTCAGAGGAACCTATCAACAAATCGTAGAGGAAGAAGGAATCACCAGGGTCCAGGAAAAATTTACGATCTTCTCTCCGGTAAGTGGAGTTCTCAAAAGAATTCATAAACACGCAGGAGAATCCGTGAACAAAGGTGAAACTCTTGCGATCGTAAAGTGGGACTATGATCGATCCGTAAATTCGCCTATCAGCGGTAAGGTGCTCAAGGTGATAAGAGAAAGCGAAGGGCCGATCGAAATGGGAGCCCCTCTTCTCGAAGTCGGCAATACCGATCATTTGGAAATCGCGGCCGAGGTTCTTACGCAGGAAGCGGTTCATCTTCATCGCGGAAATCCCGTGGAAATCGAAGGCTGGGGAGGAGGAAAGTTGGAAGGAAATTTGCGCTTGGTCGAACCCGCCGCTTTTACAAAAATCTCTTCGTTGGGAGTGGAAGAACAAAGGGTCAGGGCGATTGTGGACTTTGTTCCCCCTTCTGCAATGGGAGAAGGATTTCAGGTTCGTTGTAAAATCATAAGTGATAAAAAAGAAAATCAGATCATCGCCCCTACCGCCGCTTTGTTTCGTGAAGGAGAAGACTGGTTTGTCTTTCAGGTGTTGAAAAATAAGGCCAGAAAAACCAAGGTCAAGATGGAAGCCAGAAGCGGAGAAAACGCTCTGATCGTGGAAGGTCTGAAAGAAGGCGACGAGGTGATTTTGTATCCGGGAGAAGGAATTCAAGAAGGGGCAAAGATTCGATAA
- a CDS encoding ABC transporter permease codes for MRSLKAQGITIALVVAAGVGVFVASRSAYDSLFSAREKFYSSSYFAQGFVSLKRAPESVLQNLADVPGIGTIRSRIVQEAVLDIPNETLPTSGRFVSLSKGINIPNLRSGRLPKGDGEVLLSEAFAFANKLVPGNQIVGILQGEKKILTITGIALSPEYVYIFRGTNPLPDDKHFGILWMDRKGMENAFGMVGAFNDAVFTFAPEAQRTSVLKRIDQILEPYGGYGAYDRDKLPSHSFLRDEFKQLKTMAYSLPMIFLGVAAFLLHIVSTRIISKEREQIATLKALGYSNIEIALHYLKIISLISGFGSFLGVLVGIWLGDAMRNLYSEYYRFPHLVFIFNPSLGLLGILIGILSGALGTTYSIFRVLKLDPAQAMRPPVPMSFQKNWIETYTKTLSTQTRMILRNLTRRPARTLIAILGISTSVMIMVLGMFSRDAVNAMIEIQFDLLQRESITVSFLGPVSKTAVDDLQKDPAVLSAEGYRMIPIRIRVGHLSKEMALQGIPDKAELRRLVGKKRNILTPPSSGIFLNSGVAEKMKIKTGSQIQMEVLEGNRKKITVRVDGLVEELLGQGAYMDLYSVNQLLGEGESVNLIALRTDAKEEAALLSRLKDVPKISGISTRAGSLKVFTDTMSRSTLATTVILFIFASVISIGVVYNTAMISLSERIFELGSLRILGFTREEVFKILAGELGVEIVASLPIGCVLGYSFAYLLMTTVETEGFKIPLIISYRTYAVAILMTLGTSVLSYFILYSKIKTMDLLSILKIRE; via the coding sequence ATGAGATCTCTCAAAGCCCAAGGAATTACGATCGCATTGGTCGTCGCCGCGGGAGTCGGAGTTTTTGTCGCATCCAGAAGCGCATACGATTCCCTTTTTTCGGCGCGAGAGAAATTCTATTCTTCCTCTTACTTCGCGCAAGGATTTGTTTCCTTAAAGAGAGCGCCGGAATCCGTTCTTCAAAACCTTGCCGACGTTCCCGGAATCGGAACGATCCGATCCAGAATCGTTCAAGAAGCAGTATTAGATATTCCGAATGAAACTCTTCCCACTTCCGGAAGATTTGTATCCTTATCGAAAGGGATCAACATTCCGAACCTTCGCTCCGGGAGACTGCCCAAAGGAGACGGCGAGGTTTTGTTAAGCGAAGCGTTCGCGTTCGCAAATAAATTAGTCCCCGGAAATCAGATCGTAGGCATCTTACAAGGGGAGAAAAAAATTCTTACCATAACCGGAATCGCACTCTCGCCGGAATACGTTTATATTTTTCGAGGAACCAATCCTTTGCCCGACGATAAACATTTCGGAATTCTCTGGATGGATCGAAAGGGAATGGAGAATGCTTTCGGAATGGTCGGCGCCTTCAACGACGCGGTTTTTACCTTCGCACCGGAAGCGCAGAGGACTTCCGTCCTCAAAAGAATCGATCAGATTTTGGAACCTTACGGCGGATACGGCGCCTATGACCGGGACAAACTTCCTTCTCATTCTTTTCTCAGAGACGAATTCAAACAGCTCAAAACGATGGCCTACTCGCTGCCGATGATTTTTCTCGGAGTCGCGGCATTCTTACTTCATATCGTTTCCACAAGAATCATCTCAAAAGAAAGGGAACAAATCGCCACTCTCAAAGCATTAGGATATTCGAATATAGAAATCGCACTTCATTATCTCAAAATCATTTCATTGATCAGCGGGTTCGGTTCTTTTTTAGGAGTTTTGGTGGGAATCTGGCTCGGAGACGCGATGAGAAATCTTTACTCCGAGTATTATCGATTTCCTCATCTTGTTTTTATTTTCAATCCTTCCTTGGGGTTATTGGGAATTTTGATCGGAATTCTTTCCGGCGCGTTAGGAACAACTTACTCGATTTTCAGAGTTCTCAAACTGGATCCCGCACAAGCGATGCGACCGCCCGTTCCAATGAGCTTTCAAAAAAATTGGATCGAAACGTATACAAAGACACTTTCCACACAAACCCGAATGATTTTGAGAAACTTAACGAGAAGACCGGCAAGAACCTTGATCGCGATTCTCGGAATTTCAACTTCGGTAATGATCATGGTTTTAGGAATGTTCTCGCGCGACGCGGTGAATGCGATGATCGAAATTCAATTCGACCTTCTCCAAAGGGAATCGATCACCGTTTCTTTTTTGGGACCTGTTTCCAAAACCGCAGTCGACGATCTTCAAAAGGATCCGGCCGTATTATCGGCGGAAGGTTACAGGATGATTCCGATTCGAATTCGAGTCGGACATCTTTCCAAAGAAATGGCTCTGCAAGGAATTCCGGACAAGGCCGAGTTAAGAAGACTTGTAGGAAAAAAAAGAAATATTCTCACACCTCCGAGCTCGGGAATTTTTTTAAATTCCGGAGTTGCTGAGAAGATGAAAATCAAAACCGGTTCCCAAATTCAAATGGAAGTCTTGGAAGGAAATCGAAAAAAGATAACCGTTCGAGTGGATGGATTGGTTGAAGAACTATTAGGACAAGGCGCTTATATGGATCTCTACTCCGTCAATCAGTTGTTAGGTGAAGGAGAAAGTGTAAATCTCATCGCCTTACGAACTGACGCAAAGGAAGAAGCCGCCTTATTGTCCAGACTGAAGGACGTTCCGAAAATTTCCGGAATCTCCACTCGAGCCGGAAGTCTCAAAGTATTTACGGACACGATGTCACGAAGCACGCTTGCAACAACCGTCATTCTTTTTATATTTGCTTCGGTCATTTCAATCGGCGTCGTCTATAATACCGCGATGATCTCCTTATCCGAAAGAATTTTCGAACTCGGAAGTCTGAGAATTCTCGGTTTTACAAGAGAAGAGGTTTTTAAAATATTAGCCGGAGAATTAGGAGTCGAGATCGTCGCTTCTCTCCCGATCGGTTGTGTATTAGGATATTCTTTTGCTTATCTTTTGATGACCACCGTGGAAACCGAAGGATTCAAAATTCCTCTGATCATTTCGTATCGCACTTACGCGGTCGCGATTCTTATGACATTGGGAACTTCCGTATTGAGTTATTTTATTTTGTATTCGAAAATCAAAACTATGGATCTTCTATCGATCCTTAAAATAAGGGAATAG
- a CDS encoding ABC transporter ATP-binding protein yields the protein MTQKNQKKSEIVFEAKKIGKIYKMGEIEVPALHDVDLELRSGEFVVLLGPSGSGKSTLLNILGGLDTPTSGEVRFQDHDLFANDDENLTLYRRDHVGFVFQFYNLIPSLTALENVSLVTELSSHPMTSEEALQLVGLLERKDHFPAQMSGGEQQRVAIARAIAKRPDVLLCDEPTGALDFKTGRVVLDAISKVNLELGTTTVVITHNATIAQMADRIVEMRDGTIISNKKNSRKKTTEELNW from the coding sequence ATGACCCAAAAGAATCAGAAAAAATCAGAGATCGTATTCGAGGCCAAAAAAATCGGAAAAATCTACAAGATGGGAGAAATTGAAGTCCCCGCGCTTCACGACGTAGATCTCGAATTACGCTCCGGAGAATTTGTAGTTCTTTTGGGGCCGTCCGGTTCGGGCAAATCCACGTTGCTGAATATTTTAGGCGGTCTTGATACTCCCACTTCCGGAGAGGTCCGATTTCAGGATCACGATCTATTTGCAAACGACGACGAAAACCTGACCCTCTATCGAAGAGATCACGTAGGATTCGTATTCCAATTTTATAATCTAATTCCGAGCCTCACGGCTCTTGAAAACGTTTCCTTAGTGACCGAACTCAGTTCTCATCCGATGACTTCCGAAGAAGCGCTTCAGCTCGTAGGACTTCTCGAAAGAAAGGATCACTTCCCCGCGCAGATGTCCGGCGGAGAACAACAAAGAGTCGCGATTGCAAGAGCGATCGCCAAAAGACCGGACGTCCTACTCTGCGACGAACCGACCGGAGCCCTCGACTTCAAAACGGGAAGGGTCGTCTTGGATGCGATATCAAAAGTAAATTTAGAATTGGGAACTACCACCGTTGTAATCACGCATAACGCGACGATCGCGCAGATGGCGGATCGAATCGTAGAAATGAGAGACGGAACCATCATTTCCAACAAAAAGAATTCCCGTAAAAAAACGACGGAAGAACTGAACTGGTGA
- a CDS encoding helix-turn-helix domain-containing protein, protein MPPVGPPHPPPGFPIPPVALTITVFAIFVLWFKRHRFSFDRWFVFFLLALSCLHFAHLLRRGFGRSYFDFFHIPQLLLGPLFFLYLKDIIGVGVRKKDWFHFLPYLVFVFLFFGFRISEESRWLSDLFFGPEGWVLKRSTFVSLLLYSILSYYQIYGAEKEPVNPVIESLQFGWLKFMIVLVFLILIYQTIFFFWNEFADSSSERILPQIRGYDILIFTILFSLFGVRQSMIHSAWLLGRNDSYPIVKKRKYERSGLESEKLNEYATAVKEFMDLKKPYRDSEFSLDQLAEELNLPRAHITQALNEVLETNFYNFLNEYRVREFIELLDSSSAEKTSVLHLAFEAGFHSKSTFNQSFKRIMGTTPSLYISEKKQKNES, encoded by the coding sequence ATGCCTCCCGTTGGTCCGCCGCATCCGCCGCCAGGCTTTCCCATTCCCCCGGTCGCGTTGACGATCACCGTCTTTGCGATTTTTGTCCTTTGGTTTAAAAGACATCGATTTTCCTTTGATCGATGGTTCGTCTTTTTCTTGTTAGCTCTGAGTTGTCTTCACTTTGCTCATCTCTTGAGAAGAGGTTTTGGAAGATCGTATTTTGATTTTTTTCACATTCCCCAGCTTCTATTGGGTCCTCTGTTTTTTCTCTATTTAAAAGACATCATCGGTGTCGGAGTGAGAAAGAAAGATTGGTTTCATTTTCTTCCGTATCTTGTTTTTGTTTTTCTCTTTTTCGGTTTTAGAATCTCGGAAGAATCGCGTTGGTTGTCCGATCTTTTTTTCGGTCCGGAAGGTTGGGTCTTGAAGAGATCTACTTTTGTATCCCTGCTTTTGTATTCCATTCTTAGTTATTATCAAATTTACGGAGCTGAAAAAGAACCGGTCAATCCCGTAATCGAATCTCTTCAATTCGGATGGCTCAAGTTTATGATCGTCCTTGTGTTTTTGATTTTGATCTATCAAACTATATTCTTTTTTTGGAATGAGTTTGCGGATTCTTCTTCCGAAAGAATTTTACCTCAGATTCGAGGATACGATATTCTTATCTTTACGATTCTATTCTCGCTTTTTGGCGTTCGTCAGAGTATGATCCATTCGGCGTGGCTTCTCGGGCGTAATGATTCTTATCCGATCGTTAAAAAGAGAAAGTACGAAAGATCGGGTTTGGAATCTGAAAAGTTAAACGAATACGCGACCGCGGTAAAAGAATTTATGGATCTCAAAAAACCGTATCGTGACAGCGAATTTTCTCTGGATCAATTGGCAGAAGAATTGAATCTTCCCAGAGCTCATATCACACAGGCCTTAAACGAAGTCTTGGAAACAAATTTCTACAATTTTTTGAACGAATATCGTGTTCGGGAGTTTATAGAGCTTTTGGATTCTTCCTCGGCGGAAAAAACTTCGGTTCTTCATCTGGCTTTCGAGGCGGGTTTCCATTCGAAATCTACGTTCAATCAGTCGTTTAAGAGAATTATGGGAACAACTCCTTCCCTCTATATATCCGAAAAAAAGCAAAAAAATGAGTCTTAG
- a CDS encoding YHYH protein yields the protein MIQKTILILMLSLSFLLCKKEEANNDVTIATLGFIAATGFCNGTLATTGTGVSKATATIDSSSGCVTGVTTCMDSALPSWIKDNFKCSTAYVSGSSYVFKSQNVPNTKSYYYGSTSPLFEALPGGNTPAGTNSISSQKLVYAIPSTPTKGTGTVSTQGGLVSIGITVNGLAIFNNAAAPPDNLSVEALTFDNFGGHPQNQGVYHHHAAVTKVSNNDANLIGIILDGYAIYGEKCDNGTAATGDDFTPTLDSLHGHTAATVHFSTPTYHYHYVLDATATIKTLMGSYFYGTIGSVSN from the coding sequence ATGATTCAAAAAACGATTCTTATACTTATGCTTAGCCTTTCTTTTCTACTTTGTAAAAAAGAAGAAGCGAACAACGATGTTACGATCGCAACTTTAGGCTTTATTGCCGCGACGGGATTCTGCAACGGAACTCTCGCTACTACCGGAACTGGGGTTTCCAAAGCGACCGCGACGATCGATTCTTCTTCCGGCTGTGTAACGGGTGTAACTACGTGTATGGACTCGGCGCTGCCGTCCTGGATCAAAGACAATTTTAAATGTTCTACGGCTTACGTTTCCGGTTCGAGTTACGTATTCAAATCTCAGAATGTTCCGAACACAAAGAGCTACTACTACGGTTCCACTTCTCCTTTGTTTGAAGCTCTTCCGGGAGGCAACACTCCGGCGGGAACCAATTCTATCTCCAGTCAAAAATTGGTTTATGCGATTCCTTCCACTCCTACGAAAGGAACCGGAACCGTGAGCACTCAAGGCGGACTCGTGTCCATCGGTATTACCGTAAACGGTCTTGCGATTTTCAACAACGCCGCGGCTCCTCCGGATAATCTTTCGGTCGAAGCGCTGACCTTTGACAACTTCGGCGGTCACCCTCAAAACCAAGGTGTTTATCATCACCACGCGGCTGTTACCAAGGTCAGCAATAACGACGCGAATTTGATCGGAATCATTTTGGACGGTTATGCGATTTACGGTGAAAAATGCGACAATGGAACCGCTGCAACGGGAGACGATTTCACTCCTACATTAGATTCTTTGCATGGACATACCGCGGCTACGGTTCACTTTTCGACTCCTACCTATCACTATCACTACGTTCTGGACGCGACCGCAACGATCAAAACTCTAATGGGTTCTTACTTTTACGGTACTATAGGAAGTGTTTCTAACTAA
- a CDS encoding toxin-antitoxin system YwqK family antitoxin — MFLTKTLSIFFVFLTTFFTIGCQGGDTIEYSDPNLALFKDKVYYKQKPFNGLIRRNLPVLDEIQTTEFKNGLEDGEYISQNGSGRVLEKRTFKEGLKVGVHRSWYQNGNNRFYAEFNSGKYINDHWEWYDNGKPSLYEKFDENGKLVVVKKWNRNGQIYMNTVIASDGSSVGLPGSKICEPIKKTD; from the coding sequence GTGTTTCTAACTAAGACGCTTTCGATCTTTTTCGTTTTCTTGACGACCTTCTTTACGATCGGTTGTCAAGGAGGCGATACGATCGAATATTCCGACCCGAACCTTGCCTTATTTAAGGATAAGGTTTACTATAAACAAAAACCTTTCAACGGCCTAATCCGAAGGAATCTTCCGGTATTGGATGAGATTCAAACGACCGAGTTCAAAAACGGGCTCGAAGACGGAGAATATATTTCACAAAATGGAAGCGGACGTGTTTTGGAAAAAAGGACTTTCAAAGAAGGACTCAAAGTGGGAGTTCACCGCTCTTGGTATCAGAACGGGAACAATCGTTTTTATGCGGAATTCAATTCCGGTAAATATATCAACGACCACTGGGAATGGTATGACAACGGTAAGCCGTCCCTCTACGAGAAGTTCGACGAGAACGGCAAATTGGTCGTTGTGAAAAAGTGGAATCGTAACGGACAGATCTATATGAATACGGTGATCGCGAGCGACGGAAGTTCCGTCGGATTACCGGGAAGTAAGATTTGCGAACCGATCAAAAAAACGGATTAG
- a CDS encoding SCO family protein, with the protein MKVLCIILIFFFLISCDEKKETFNPELTYSSSPKDGILPYFKSDVMDPFWPETNEALPSDLKRVPEFSLVSHENQEFNLKNLRDKYTLVVFFYAKCRGICPMITRNMLNFIPKIADQKDVQIVSISVNPEIDTVEILKKFRSLYKISQSQWTFLTGSKKTIFNLARNQFGADIKVIQGKDDLNDFVHTENVYLIDRKNYLRGVYRAKGSGDLERLLIELNTLKEEDRKNSPVAVSKYGA; encoded by the coding sequence ATGAAAGTATTATGTATTATCTTGATTTTTTTCTTTTTAATTTCCTGCGATGAAAAGAAGGAAACATTCAATCCGGAGTTGACGTATTCTTCTTCTCCGAAGGATGGAATTCTCCCGTATTTCAAAAGTGACGTGATGGATCCGTTTTGGCCGGAAACAAACGAGGCATTGCCTTCCGATCTCAAAAGGGTTCCGGAGTTTTCCCTTGTTTCACATGAGAATCAAGAATTTAATCTCAAAAATCTTCGTGATAAATATACGTTAGTCGTCTTTTTCTACGCGAAGTGTCGGGGGATCTGTCCCATGATCACTCGAAATATGTTGAATTTTATTCCTAAGATTGCGGATCAAAAGGACGTCCAGATCGTTTCCATTTCGGTAAATCCTGAAATCGATACGGTGGAGATTTTGAAAAAATTCCGTTCTCTGTATAAGATTTCCCAGAGCCAATGGACCTTTCTCACCGGTTCTAAAAAAACAATTTTCAATCTCGCGAGAAATCAATTCGGAGCTGATATAAAAGTCATTCAAGGAAAGGACGATCTCAACGATTTCGTTCATACGGAAAACGTCTATCTAATCGATCGTAAGAATTATCTTCGAGGAGTTTATCGCGCCAAGGGTTCCGGGGATTTGGAAAGACTTTTGATCGAGTTAAACACTTTAAAAGAAGAGGATCGGAAGAATTCTCCCGTCGCAGTTTCAAAGTACGGCGCTTAA
- a CDS encoding single-stranded DNA-binding protein, whose amino-acid sequence MKNLSHIILDGNLTADPELKTLNSGKSVATFTLAVNHDYKSTPDHPSEVSYIEVEAWEKQAENCHEYLKKGKKATVIGELRQDRWKAQDGGNRSKMKVVVHTVRFDGLPGKREKEAA is encoded by the coding sequence ATGAAAAACCTATCGCATATCATTCTGGACGGAAATCTCACCGCCGATCCGGAACTAAAAACTCTCAACAGCGGAAAGAGCGTAGCAACGTTTACTCTGGCCGTGAACCACGATTACAAATCGACCCCGGATCATCCGAGCGAGGTCTCGTATATCGAGGTGGAAGCCTGGGAGAAGCAGGCGGAGAACTGCCACGAATATCTCAAGAAGGGGAAAAAAGCGACCGTGATCGGAGAACTCAGGCAGGATCGTTGGAAGGCCCAGGATGGAGGCAACCGAAGCAAGATGAAGGTCGTCGTTCATACGGTCCGTTTTGACGGCTTACCGGGTAAAAGGGAAAAGGAAGCGGCTTAA
- a CDS encoding bile acid:sodium symporter family protein, whose product MKSRNSSFSWTSGESTSASLIAIYRKKKYYGESMLEAALILLALSSMSSLGLELTSEQLNSTKKMFKIGIGVCFINLLLLPLFAFILCKVFQLSPAISLGIFLCASSGGGASAGLFILKAKGAPGTGAAMLSLLNFISLFTAPVLITLYAGSSFSELEKALRVLPKLLAIGIVFFGLPLGIGLWIRKRKEEIALKISPYLLRISNLALGFSILYLAFKYWEQILEFGFPIWITIVLVTGFSFMSGIFLFREKPEDRRSIGIVSGIRNLSLALLLANEQTGDPRVLITILLYGFLMYIVAFPASLFWRRWKNVSI is encoded by the coding sequence TTGAAAAGTAGGAACTCCTCCTTTTCTTGGACTTCGGGAGAATCTACTTCCGCATCTTTGATTGCAATTTATAGAAAGAAAAAATACTACGGAGAATCCATGTTAGAAGCCGCGCTCATTCTTCTGGCCCTATCTTCGATGAGTTCTCTCGGGCTCGAACTCACTTCGGAGCAATTGAATTCCACAAAGAAAATGTTTAAGATCGGAATTGGAGTTTGTTTTATCAATCTCCTCCTTCTTCCTCTCTTTGCGTTTATCCTCTGCAAAGTTTTTCAACTCTCTCCGGCGATCAGCTTGGGAATCTTTCTCTGCGCTTCTTCGGGCGGAGGCGCCTCCGCGGGACTTTTTATCTTAAAAGCAAAGGGAGCCCCCGGAACCGGCGCGGCCATGTTGAGTCTTTTGAATTTTATCAGCCTCTTTACGGCTCCCGTTCTCATAACGCTTTATGCCGGAAGTTCTTTCTCCGAACTCGAAAAAGCTCTTCGAGTCCTCCCCAAATTATTGGCGATCGGAATCGTCTTCTTTGGACTTCCCTTAGGAATCGGATTGTGGATTCGAAAGAGAAAAGAAGAAATCGCTCTTAAAATTTCTCCCTATCTCCTCCGAATCAGCAACTTGGCGCTGGGATTTTCCATTCTCTATCTCGCTTTTAAATACTGGGAACAAATCTTAGAATTCGGATTTCCGATCTGGATCACGATCGTTCTCGTGACCGGCTTTTCTTTTATGAGTGGAATTTTTTTATTTAGAGAGAAACCTGAAGACAGACGGAGCATCGGAATCGTGAGTGGAATCAGAAATCTTTCTCTTGCTCTCCTCTTGGCGAACGAACAAACGGGAGATCCCAGAGTTCTAATCACAATCCTACTTTATGGTTTTCTTATGTATATAGTGGCGTTTCCCGCTTCCCTTTTTTGGAGACGCTGGAAGAATGTTTCGATCTGA
- a CDS encoding phosphoribosyl-AMP cyclohydrolase, with protein sequence MSSRKITVLKVKSPERTISSLARFSEEELDPYRKTLPSGTREEVDCDEDTILFLHPSFDPLEFQKTKEVLHLPDGEMIPVVAIDPNGEILMQAFGNEESQRLTLETGFAHYFSRSRNQLWKKGDTSGHTQKILQILSPKDRSFLVYQVEQKVAACHEGYYSCFFRERMPGGEWNPLPVPRNFLPEKS encoded by the coding sequence ATGAGTTCCCGCAAAATTACAGTTCTCAAAGTAAAAAGTCCCGAAAGAACGATCTCATCCCTCGCTCGCTTTTCCGAAGAAGAATTGGATCCTTACAGAAAAACTCTTCCTTCCGGAACTCGGGAAGAAGTGGATTGCGACGAGGATACGATTCTTTTTCTCCATCCCAGCTTTGATCCCCTGGAATTTCAGAAAACGAAGGAGGTCCTACATCTTCCGGATGGAGAAATGATTCCCGTGGTTGCGATCGATCCGAACGGAGAAATTCTTATGCAGGCATTTGGGAACGAGGAAAGTCAGAGATTGACCTTGGAAACCGGATTCGCCCATTATTTTAGCCGTTCTCGGAATCAGCTCTGGAAAAAAGGCGATACCTCCGGACATACTCAGAAAATTCTTCAGATTCTTTCCCCAAAGGACCGTTCCTTTTTGGTCTATCAAGTCGAGCAGAAGGTGGCGGCCTGTCACGAAGGATACTACAGTTGTTTTTTTAGAGAAAGAATGCCGGGAGGAGAATGGAATCCGCTTCCTGTCCCAAGAAATTTTCTTCCAGAAAAGAGCTAA
- the mltG gene encoding endolytic transglycosylase MltG has product MNFKKLLIFAGLFVGVLLLIAVTTFFVVDELKGGAVGSGQTKLDLLIESGDTPGKIVETLSTHGMIKSSKYFLYLVRFTRSAGKIKQGLYEINDGMDSRKILQVITEGKVKLVNFTIPEGYNNRQIGDLLTSKKLISKRQDFLLAASEPELLREFKIPATSAEGYLFPETYSIPINFPVDKIVRMMIKRFYVRIQKIEKAKNLSPAELHKFVILASVVEREAKRNEERPLMAGVFNNRLKRDMPLESCATIQYLFDKPHSRIFEKDLKIVSPYNTYLNKGFPPGPISNPGFPALEAAFYPKESEYLFFLLKGDGYHYFAKTLKEHLEAKKKYIDVLYD; this is encoded by the coding sequence ATGAATTTTAAAAAACTTTTGATTTTCGCGGGACTCTTTGTAGGAGTTCTTCTTTTGATCGCGGTTACGACTTTTTTTGTCGTCGATGAACTCAAGGGAGGAGCCGTAGGTTCCGGCCAAACAAAGTTGGATCTTCTCATCGAATCCGGAGATACTCCGGGGAAGATCGTAGAAACTCTTTCCACTCACGGGATGATCAAGTCCTCGAAATACTTTCTCTATCTCGTTCGTTTTACAAGAAGCGCAGGAAAGATCAAACAAGGTCTCTATGAGATTAACGATGGAATGGATTCTCGAAAGATTCTCCAAGTGATCACCGAGGGAAAGGTAAAACTCGTAAACTTTACGATTCCGGAAGGTTATAACAATCGTCAGATCGGAGATCTTCTTACTTCCAAAAAGCTCATCTCGAAACGTCAGGATTTTTTACTCGCTGCGAGCGAACCCGAACTCTTGAGAGAATTTAAAATTCCTGCGACTTCTGCGGAAGGATATCTTTTTCCAGAAACATACAGCATTCCTATCAACTTTCCGGTGGATAAGATCGTAAGAATGATGATCAAAAGATTCTACGTTCGTATTCAAAAAATCGAAAAAGCTAAGAATCTTTCTCCCGCAGAACTTCATAAATTTGTAATATTGGCTTCGGTCGTGGAGAGGGAAGCTAAGAGAAACGAAGAAAGACCTCTGATGGCGGGAGTTTTTAACAATCGTCTGAAAAGAGATATGCCTCTCGAATCCTGCGCGACGATTCAATATCTTTTTGACAAACCTCACAGCAGAATTTTTGAAAAAGATCTAAAGATAGTTTCTCCCTACAATACCTATTTGAACAAAGGTTTTCCGCCGGGTCCGATTTCAAACCCAGGTTTTCCCGCGCTCGAAGCCGCGTTTTATCCAAAAGAATCCGAATATCTTTTCTTTCTCTTAAAAGGGGACGGTTATCATTACTTCGCTAAGACCTTGAAAGAACATTTGGAAGCGAAGAAAAAATACATAGACGTTCTGTACGACTGA